A region of the Nevskiales bacterium genome:
ACCCATAACATTTCAGGCAAGATAACCGCATGAGCGAAGCCACCGTTCTGACTTTCCAGCAGCTGCCCTCGGCGCTGCCAGGCTATCTGAAGGCGCTGCGCCGCCGTGGCCGGCTGGCGGAAGGGCAGACCATCCCGCGCATCGAGGCACGGGTCGCCGGGGTGCTGGCCGATCCGGCCAAACTGCGCGATTACCGCAACATCTGCGGCTTCGCCGACTCCGACAAGCTGCCGGTCAGTTTCCCGCAGGTCATGGGCTTTCCGCTGCAGATGGCGGCGCTGACCCATGAAAAATTCCCGCTGCGTCTGCTCGGTCTGGTACACGTCCGCAACCTGATCACCCAGCACCGACCGCTCGACGCACGCGAACCGCTGGATTTTCTCGCCTACGTCGAAGGGCATCGCACGGTGCACAACGGGATCGAATTCGACATCGTGACCGAGGTCCGCGACAGCAGCGGCGCGCTGGTCTGGCGCTCGGTGGCCAGTACGCTCTCGCGCGGCAAGGGCAGCGGCCAGCGACCGAGCAAGCCGTCCGGCACCCCGCACCAGGTCGAGTTCGGGCGCTATGCCAGCTGGGATGTGCCCGAGAACATCGGTCGCCGCTACGGCATGAACTCCGGTGACGTCAACCCCATCCACCTCACTGCGCTCACCGCGCGCCTGTTCGGTTTCAAGCGCGCGATCGCGCACGGCATGTGGACCATGGCCCGCTGCACCGCCGAGCTCGGCGACGAGCTTCCCAAGGGCCCCTGCACGTTGTCGGTCAGCTTCAAGCAGCCGGTATTCCTGCCCAGCTCGGTACTCATGAAGTACGGCCCGGGTGGCGGCGGGATCGAGTTCGCGCTGCTCAGCGAGGACGGCGAAAAGACCCATCTGATCGGACAGGTCGCGCCCACAGCCTAGAGTCACCGCCAATCAGGATTCCCCCCGTGCGCATCAAAAAAGCCGTCTTCCCTGTCGCCGGCCTCGGCACCCGCTTCCTGCCCGCCACCAAGGCGAGCCCCAAGGAAATGCTGCCCGTGGTGGACAAGCCCCTGATCCAGTACGCCGTGATGGAGGCGATCAGCGCCGGTGCCGAGGAGCTGATCTTCGTCACCGGCCGCACCAAAAACGCCATCCTCGACCACTTCGACAAGGCCTACGAGCTGGAAACCGAGCTGGAGCAGCGCGGCAAGACCAAGCTGCTGCAGGTCGTGCGCGAGATCCTGCCGCCGGGCGTGACCTGCATCTACATCCGTCAGGCCGAGGCCCTGGGCCTGGGGCATGCCGTGTCCTGTGCCTGGCCGGCGGTGGGTGACCAGGATTTCTCCGTACTGCTGGCCGATGATCTGATCCACAGCACCCCCAACAGCTGCCTGCAGCAGATGCAGCGCATCTATCAGCAGTACGGCACCAGCGTGATTGCGGTACAGCGCGTGCCGCGCGACGAGGTTTCCAGCTATGGCATCGTCGAGATCGAGCCGCTGGCGCCGGGCATCGGTGAGATCAAGCGCATCGTCGAGAAGCCGCGCCCCGAGGAGGCCCCGTCCAACCTGGCCGTGGTGGGCCGCTACATCCTGACGCCGCGAGTGTTCAAGCTGCTGGAGAGCGTGCCGCGCGGCGCCGGCGGCGAGATCCAGCTGACCGACGCCATCGCGCAGCTGATCCAGGAGCAGTCGGTCATCGCCTATGAATTCGAGGGCACCCGCTACGACTGCGGCAGCAAACTCGGCTATCTCAAAGCGAACGTGAACTTCGCCTTGGAACATCCTGAGCTGAAAGACGAATTCAAGGAATACCTCACGGACCTGGTCGCTGCCTGGCCGGTCCGCGGTTCGCGCCAGGCGCGCAGTTGACAGGTCGGCCGAGGCAGAGGCCGGCTGATCGGGACGGATACCATGAGCACCCAGCCTTTCCAGAAACTCCGCCAGAACTCCCCCCTCTACAGCGGCAACGCGGCCTTCATCGAGGCCTATTACGAGCAGTACTTGGAGAACCCCGACTCGGTCGAGCCGCAGTGGCGCGAGTATTTCCGCAGCCTGAACGGCGGGCGCCAGGACGTGGCGCACAGCGGCATCGTCGCGCGCTTCGAGCAGCTGGCGCGCCAGCCGCGCCAGTCTCTGCCGGCCCCTGCCGGGCTGTCGCCGGAGGCGGCGGAGAAACAGGCCGGCGTGCTGCGACTGATCAACTACTACCGCGTGCGCGGGCACCAGGCCGCCAATCTCGACCCGCTGGGTCTGCAGAAAAAGCCCGCCATCCCCGACCTCGACCCAGCCTTCCATGGCCTCGGTCCGCAGGACATGCAGACGGTGTTCAATACCGGGTCGCTGCAGGCCGGCCCCGACCGCCTGCCGCTGGCCAGGATCATCGAGATCATGCGCAAGGTGTACACCGGCAGCATCGGCGCCGAGTACATGTACATCACCGACACCCGGCAGAAACGCTGGATCCAGAAGCGGCTGGAAGGCAGCTGGGACCAGCCCATGTTGAGCACCGACGAAAAACGTAGCGTGCTGCAGCAACTGACCGCCGCCGAAGGCATCGAGCGCTATCTGCATACGCGTTACGTCGGCCAGAAACGTTTTTCCCTCGAAGGCGCCGACAGCCTGATCCCGGCCGTGGACGAGATCGTGCGCCGCGCCACCCACCACGCGGTGGACGAGGTGGTGATCGGCATGGCCCACCGCGGCCGGCTCAACGTACTGGTCAACATCCTCGGCAAGTCGCCGAAGGAGCTGTTCGACGAGTTCGAGGGCAATTACGACAGCAAGAAGCTGGAGAGTTCGGGCGACGTCAAGTACCACATGGGCTTCTCGACCGACGTCGAGGTCAACGGCCGGCGCACGCATCTGGTGCTGGCCTTCAACCCCTCGCACTTGGAGATCGTCAATCCCGTGGTCGAGGGCTCGGTGCGCGCGCGCCAGGAGCGACGCAACGATACCTCGGGCGAGCTGATTCTGCCGGTGCTGATCCATGGGGACGCCGCTTTCGCCGGGCAGGGCGTGGTGATGGAAACCCTGCAACTGTCACAGTCGAAAGGCTATTCGACCGGCGGCACCATCCACGTCATCGTCAACAACCAGGTGGGCTTCACCACCGACAACCCGATCGAGGCGCAGCCCTGCCAGGAATCACGGACTTCGCTGTATTGCACCGACATCGCCAAGATGCTCGACGCGCCGGTGTTCCACGTGAATGGCGACGATCCGGAGGCGGTGGTGTTCGTCACGCGGCTGGCGGCCGACTATCGCGACACCTTCCACAAAGACGTCATCATTGACCTGGTGACCTACCGCCGCCACGGCCACAACGAGGCCGACGAACCGGCCATCACCCAGCCGCTGATGTACAAGAAAATCAAGGTGCACCCCACCACCCGCGAGTTGTATGCACGCAAGCTGGTAGAAGAGGGGGTGGTTCCGGCCGGTGAGCCGGAGCGCATGATCGAGGAGTATCGCAGGGGCCTGGACCAGGGCAAGAACATCGCCCGCTCCACGCTCGGACTGGTCGGTAACCAGTACACCGTTGACTGGTCGCGCTATCAGCAGGGCAATCTCGACTCACCGGTCAGGACCGCGGTGCCCGCCGGCACTCTGCAAGAGCTGAACCAGCGCCTGCTGACGTTTCCGGACGGCTTCGAGCTGCATCCGCGAGTGGCCGCCATCATGGAAGCGCGCCGCAAGATGGGTCTGGGCGAGATGCCGATGGACTGGGGCTTTGCCGAGATCATGGCCTACGCCACGCTGCTCAGCGAAGGCTATGGCGTGCGTCTGTCCGGCCAGGATTGCGGACGCGGCACCTTCGCGCACCGGCATGCGGTGGTGCACAACCAGAGTGATGGCAGTACGTGGATCGCGTTGGAGCATGTTTCTCCCAAGGCGCGCTTTGCCGTCAACGATTCGCTGCTGTCGGAGGAGGGGGTGCTCGGCTTCGAGTACGGCTACAGCACGGCCGAGCCCAACACGCTGGTGATCTGGGAGGCCCAGTTCGGTGACTTCGCTAACGGGGCCCAGGTGGTGATCGACCAGTTCATCGCCTCCGGCCAGGCCAAGTGGGGCCGATTGTGCGGACTGACGCTATTCTTGCCGCACGGGTACGAAGGACAGGGGCCGGAGCACTCCTCGGCGCGACTCGAGCGCTATCTGCAACTCTGTGCCGAGAACAACATGCAGGTCTGCGTGCCCTCGACACCGGCGCAGATGTTCCACATGCTCCGTCGTCAGATGCTGCGCAGCACACGTGTGCCGCTGGTGGTGATGACGCCCAAGAGCCTGCTGCGGCACAAGCTGTCGGTATCGGTTCTGGCGGACCTGACCGGCGGTCATTTCCGCAAACTCATCGGGGATGACAGCGCGGCCCCGACGGATGCCGTCCAGCGCGTGATTTTCTGCAGTGGCAAGGTGTACTTCGACCTCTATCAGGCGCGCGAGACTCACGGGCTCAAACACGTCGCGATCGTGCGCATCGAGCAGCTGTACCCGTTCCCGGCGGACGAGTATGCGGCGACCCTCGCGCGGTACCCGAACGCACGGGAGATCGTCTGGTGCCAGGAGGAGCCCGAGAACCAGGGCGCCCTGTACCAGATCAAACACCGACTGGAGGAGCCGCTCGAGCCCAGGCACCAGTTCCTGTATGCCTGCCGGCGGCGGGCCGCGTCCACCGCCGTCGGGTATCACAAGGTGCACGTGCAGCAGCAGGAGCAGGTGGTCGAGGCCGCCCTGACCGGTGGGCTGCCGGCCTGAGGATCCCGCTTTTTCGCGTCACACGATAACACCACGGAGCGAACATGAGCATCGAAGTCAAAGTGCCGCAGCTGCCGGAGTCCGTGGCCGAGGCCACCGTCGGCGTCTGGCACAAGAAGCCCGGCGACAAGATTGACCGCGACGAGAACCTGGTCGACCTGGAAACCGACAAGGTCATGCTCGAGGTGCCGGCCATCTCCGACGGGGTACTGGCCCAGGTCCTCAAGCAGGAAGGCGAGACCGTCAAGAGTGGCGACGTGATTGCGCTGATCGAGCAGGGCAGCGCCATGCAGGTCAAGCCCAAGACGCCGGAAGCCGAGACACCGAAACCAGCGGCCAAGACCGATGGCAAGCCGGCACCGACGCCGGGCCCGGCGGCGCGCAAGCTGCTGGCCGAGGCCAACCTGGCGTCGAGTGATGTCGTCGGTAGCGGCAAGGGCGGGCGTGTGACCAAGGGCGATGTCCTCGAACATGCGGCCCGGCCGGCAGCCGCACCGCAAGCACAGCCATCGACGCCGCCGGCGTACACCGCCGGACGCATTGAACAGCGCGTGGCGATGACCCGCATCCGCGCACGCATCGCCGAACGGCTCAAGGAGGCGCAGAACACCGCCGCCATGCTCACCACCTTCAACGAGGTGGACCTGCATGCGGTGGGCGAGCTGCGCAAGCAGTACAAGGACCTGTTCGAGAAGCAGCACGGCGCGCGGCTGGGCTACATGTCCTTCTTCGTCAGGGCCAGCGTCGAGGCGCTCAAGCGCTTCCCGGTGGTCAATGCCTCGATCGACGGCAACGACATCGTCTATCACGGCTATTACGACATCGGCATCGCGGTTTCCAGTCCGCGCGGGCTGGTGGTGCCGATCCTGCGCGATGCCGACCAGCTCGGCATGGCCGAGATCGAGAAGAAGATCGCTGAGTTCGGGCAGAAGGCCAAGGACAACAAGCTGACACTCGAGGAGCTCCAGGGGGGCACCTTCAGCATCACCAACGGCGGCGTATTCGGCTCCATGCTGTCCACGCCGATCCTCAATCCGCCACAGAGCGCCATCCTGGGCATGCATGGCATCACCGAGCGGCCGATGGTGGTGAACGGCGAGATCAAGGTCCGGCCGATGATGTATCTGGCGCTGTCCTACGACCACCGCCTGATTGACGGCCGCGAGGCGGTGCTGTTCCTGCGCACCATCAAGGAAGTGCTGGAGGATCCGGCGCGCCTGCTGCTGCAGGTCTGATGCTGCAGATCGGCCCTTACCCGATCCGACCGGCGCTGGTGCTGGCGCCGATGGCCGGCGTCACCGACCGTCCGTTCCGTCAGCTGTGCCGCCGGCTGGGTGCCGGTCTGGCGGTGTCGGAAATGACCGCCGCCGACCCGCGCCTGTGGCACACCTCGAAGTCGCGGCTGCGCATGGATCACGCCGACGAAGAAGGTCCCATCGCAGTGCAGATCGCCGGCTACGACCCGGAGATGCTGGCCGCGGCCGCGCGCCATAACGTGGCGCAGGGTGCCCAGATCATCGACATCAACATGGGCTGCCCGGCCAAGAAGGTGTGCAAGCGCGAGGCGGGCTCGGCCCTGATGCGGGACGAGGCGCTGGTGGCACGCATCTGCGCAGCCGTAGTGCAGGCCGTGGACGTTCCGGTGACGCTCAAGATCCGCACCGGCTGGGCCCGCGCGCACCGCAACGGCCCGTGCGTGGCGCGCATTGCCCAGGACTGCGGTATCCGCGCCCTGGCGGTGCATGGCCGTACGCGCGAGGACCTCTTCCAGGGCGAAGCAGAGTACGACACCATCGCCGCGATCAAGCAGGCCGTATCCATCCCGGTGCTCGCCAATGGCGACATCAACACACCGGAAAAGGCGCGCCAGGTGCTCGACCG
Encoded here:
- a CDS encoding MaoC/PaaZ C-terminal domain-containing protein, coding for MSEATVLTFQQLPSALPGYLKALRRRGRLAEGQTIPRIEARVAGVLADPAKLRDYRNICGFADSDKLPVSFPQVMGFPLQMAALTHEKFPLRLLGLVHVRNLITQHRPLDAREPLDFLAYVEGHRTVHNGIEFDIVTEVRDSSGALVWRSVASTLSRGKGSGQRPSKPSGTPHQVEFGRYASWDVPENIGRRYGMNSGDVNPIHLTALTARLFGFKRAIAHGMWTMARCTAELGDELPKGPCTLSVSFKQPVFLPSSVLMKYGPGGGGIEFALLSEDGEKTHLIGQVAPTA
- the galU gene encoding UTP--glucose-1-phosphate uridylyltransferase GalU, producing the protein MRIKKAVFPVAGLGTRFLPATKASPKEMLPVVDKPLIQYAVMEAISAGAEELIFVTGRTKNAILDHFDKAYELETELEQRGKTKLLQVVREILPPGVTCIYIRQAEALGLGHAVSCAWPAVGDQDFSVLLADDLIHSTPNSCLQQMQRIYQQYGTSVIAVQRVPRDEVSSYGIVEIEPLAPGIGEIKRIVEKPRPEEAPSNLAVVGRYILTPRVFKLLESVPRGAGGEIQLTDAIAQLIQEQSVIAYEFEGTRYDCGSKLGYLKANVNFALEHPELKDEFKEYLTDLVAAWPVRGSRQARS
- a CDS encoding 2-oxoglutarate dehydrogenase E1 component encodes the protein MSTQPFQKLRQNSPLYSGNAAFIEAYYEQYLENPDSVEPQWREYFRSLNGGRQDVAHSGIVARFEQLARQPRQSLPAPAGLSPEAAEKQAGVLRLINYYRVRGHQAANLDPLGLQKKPAIPDLDPAFHGLGPQDMQTVFNTGSLQAGPDRLPLARIIEIMRKVYTGSIGAEYMYITDTRQKRWIQKRLEGSWDQPMLSTDEKRSVLQQLTAAEGIERYLHTRYVGQKRFSLEGADSLIPAVDEIVRRATHHAVDEVVIGMAHRGRLNVLVNILGKSPKELFDEFEGNYDSKKLESSGDVKYHMGFSTDVEVNGRRTHLVLAFNPSHLEIVNPVVEGSVRARQERRNDTSGELILPVLIHGDAAFAGQGVVMETLQLSQSKGYSTGGTIHVIVNNQVGFTTDNPIEAQPCQESRTSLYCTDIAKMLDAPVFHVNGDDPEAVVFVTRLAADYRDTFHKDVIIDLVTYRRHGHNEADEPAITQPLMYKKIKVHPTTRELYARKLVEEGVVPAGEPERMIEEYRRGLDQGKNIARSTLGLVGNQYTVDWSRYQQGNLDSPVRTAVPAGTLQELNQRLLTFPDGFELHPRVAAIMEARRKMGLGEMPMDWGFAEIMAYATLLSEGYGVRLSGQDCGRGTFAHRHAVVHNQSDGSTWIALEHVSPKARFAVNDSLLSEEGVLGFEYGYSTAEPNTLVIWEAQFGDFANGAQVVIDQFIASGQAKWGRLCGLTLFLPHGYEGQGPEHSSARLERYLQLCAENNMQVCVPSTPAQMFHMLRRQMLRSTRVPLVVMTPKSLLRHKLSVSVLADLTGGHFRKLIGDDSAAPTDAVQRVIFCSGKVYFDLYQARETHGLKHVAIVRIEQLYPFPADEYAATLARYPNAREIVWCQEEPENQGALYQIKHRLEEPLEPRHQFLYACRRRAASTAVGYHKVHVQQQEQVVEAALTGGLPA
- the odhB gene encoding 2-oxoglutarate dehydrogenase complex dihydrolipoyllysine-residue succinyltransferase gives rise to the protein MSIEVKVPQLPESVAEATVGVWHKKPGDKIDRDENLVDLETDKVMLEVPAISDGVLAQVLKQEGETVKSGDVIALIEQGSAMQVKPKTPEAETPKPAAKTDGKPAPTPGPAARKLLAEANLASSDVVGSGKGGRVTKGDVLEHAARPAAAPQAQPSTPPAYTAGRIEQRVAMTRIRARIAERLKEAQNTAAMLTTFNEVDLHAVGELRKQYKDLFEKQHGARLGYMSFFVRASVEALKRFPVVNASIDGNDIVYHGYYDIGIAVSSPRGLVVPILRDADQLGMAEIEKKIAEFGQKAKDNKLTLEELQGGTFSITNGGVFGSMLSTPILNPPQSAILGMHGITERPMVVNGEIKVRPMMYLALSYDHRLIDGREAVLFLRTIKEVLEDPARLLLQV
- the dusB gene encoding tRNA dihydrouridine synthase DusB, with translation MLQIGPYPIRPALVLAPMAGVTDRPFRQLCRRLGAGLAVSEMTAADPRLWHTSKSRLRMDHADEEGPIAVQIAGYDPEMLAAAARHNVAQGAQIIDINMGCPAKKVCKREAGSALMRDEALVARICAAVVQAVDVPVTLKIRTGWARAHRNGPCVARIAQDCGIRALAVHGRTREDLFQGEAEYDTIAAIKQAVSIPVLANGDINTPEKARQVLDRTGADGLMIGRGALGRPWIFREIAHYLAQGTHLPPPDSAEIGATLLQHLDALHRFYGEDRGLRVARKHIQWFCRDLPGLDAFWAEVRQVDSAARQRQQVAAFFAREAERLPVAA